A genomic region of Candidatus Delongbacteria bacterium contains the following coding sequences:
- a CDS encoding AbrB/MazE/SpoVT family DNA-binding domain-containing protein yields the protein MVKEVAARKVGGSIGTTIPKDMAERLHIVPGDRLFAIETDNGILLTPFDPVTQQALKLATETAKKYREALRELAK from the coding sequence ATGGTCAAAGAAGTCGCCGCTCGCAAAGTCGGGGGTTCCATCGGAACCACTATCCCTAAAGACATGGCTGAACGCCTTCACATTGTACCCGGCGATCGCTTGTTCGCCATCGAGACGGACAACGGCATCTTGCTGACACCATTCGATCCAGTTACCCAGCAAGCCTTGAAGCTGGCTACAGAGACAGCCAAAAAGTACCGCGAAGCATTGCGGGAACTGGCCAAATAG
- a CDS encoding type II toxin-antitoxin system death-on-curing family toxin, which yields MVIEAIHLDQIREHGGLPRLRDSDLLESALARPQQRWNFKPTADAAELAAAYGFGIVKNHPFQDGNKRVGFLVMVVFLGLNGFSFQATQESVVSTIYGLAAGEITEDDLASWIRTCASPLS from the coding sequence ATGGTCATCGAGGCAATTCACCTCGATCAGATCCGGGAGCATGGTGGACTTCCAAGACTTCGGGACAGCGATCTTCTCGAGTCTGCCTTGGCAAGGCCACAACAACGATGGAACTTCAAGCCTACAGCCGATGCCGCTGAACTGGCGGCCGCCTATGGCTTTGGAATTGTCAAGAACCACCCCTTCCAGGATGGCAACAAGCGAGTCGGGTTTCTCGTCATGGTCGTTTTCCTTGGCCTGAATGGTTTCAGTTTTCAGGCAACACAAGAAAGTGTGGTGTCGACCATCTACGGTCTCGCCGCTGGAGAGATCACTGAAGATGATCTGGCATCCTGGATACGGACGTGTGCCTCTCCGCTTTCCTGA
- a CDS encoding HigA family addiction module antidote protein, whose product MVRIPTNRSPIHPGQMLLLEFLEPMGLSQRDLANGICVPYQRVNELINGRRGVTPSTALRLAKFLGTSAEVWMNQQIRWDLYFAQVSEADELRKIQKVKVA is encoded by the coding sequence ATGGTTCGCATTCCTACAAACCGATCACCGATTCATCCAGGTCAGATGCTTCTGCTTGAATTCCTTGAACCCATGGGATTGAGCCAGCGGGATTTGGCAAATGGGATTTGTGTGCCATACCAGCGCGTCAATGAACTCATCAATGGCCGCCGCGGTGTGACTCCCAGTACGGCACTGCGCCTGGCCAAGTTCTTAGGGACTTCAGCCGAAGTCTGGATGAATCAGCAGATTCGATGGGATCTCTACTTTGCCCAAGTGTCGGAAGCAGATGAATTGCGGAAAATCCAGAAGGTCAAGGTCGCGTGA